The following proteins are encoded in a genomic region of Sesamum indicum cultivar Zhongzhi No. 13 linkage group LG8, S_indicum_v1.0, whole genome shotgun sequence:
- the LOC105168915 gene encoding uncharacterized protein LOC105168915 isoform X4, with product MHSKPSLAPSPASPGSATSSFSRPLLLWSAYQSIMFKPDFFDVYSVSSAQVQCSVLLKAICSVLRTPIASIDRLSVLLADSDASKVQWTLDCFNGVRKAYWITCNVEPDIQHLSLDRRKLPSSFVVRPRDLNRLLANFQSTLQEITIIATQPSALPCDAADQIGGKAVELRSYIDPTKENDSSLHTQLWIDPTEEFVQYTHTGNPVDVTFGVKELKAFLAYCEGCEVDIHLYFDKAGEDRPILMAPKFGLDDGSCSNFDATLVLATMLVSQLNGGDSSEPPTAATAGPPGQQGTKGTNSEHPSDHTRIWSELSGSAAKDGNGGADRQVSGERNQNINEQRTIQRMGMMNISIGNNADGLPSSHEDCHPIETDNPGQPQDGADINCHGFSQRHPSNWVDADEDDDEGDETELCVQSTPPYS from the exons ATGCACTCAAAACCTTCGCTCGCTCCATCACCTGCCTCGCCAGGATCGGCAACGAGCTCGTTTTCCAGGCCACTCCTTCTCTG GTCTGCCTATCAATCCATAATGTTCAAGCCAGATTTCTTTGATGTATATTCAGTTTCAAGTGCCCAGGTGCAATGCAGCGTCCTTTTGAAG GCCATCTGTTCTGTTCTGAGAACCCCAATTGCTAGCATAGATCGTTTAAGCGTGTTGTTGGCTGATTCTGATGCATCGAAGGTGCAGTGGACTTTGGACTGTTTTAATG GTGTAAGAAAGGCCTATTGGATTACTTGCAATGTTGAACCTGATATACAGCATCTATCACTTGATCGGCGAAAGCTTCCCAGCAGCTTTGTAGTAAGGCCTCGTGATCTTAACAGGTTACTGGCTAATTTTCAGTCAACTCTTCAAGAGATCACGATCATTGCAACTCAACCATCTGCCTTGCCTTGTGATGCTGCTGATCAAATTGGGGGAAAAGCTGTTGAACTTAGAAGTTATATAGACCCAACCAAAG AAAATGATTCATCACTACACACTCAGCTGTGGATAGATCCTACTGAAGAGTTTGTGCAATATACTCACACTGGTAATCCTGTAGATGTAACATTTGGGGTGAAGGAGCTGAAG GCATTTCTTGCGTACTGTGAGGGATGTGAAGTtgatatacatttatattttgataaagcTGGAGA GGACAGGCCAATCCTAATGGCACCAAAATTCGGGTTAGATGACGGATCCTGTTCAAACTTTGATGCCACCCTTGTACTTGCCACCATGCTTGTCTCACAACTCAATGGTGGAGATTCTTCTGAACCTCCAACAGCAGCCACTGCTGGACCCCCAGGACAGCAGGGGACAAAAGGAACTAATTCTGAGCATCCATCGGATCATACCAGAATTTGGTCTGAACTCTCAG GAAGTGCAGCAAAAGATGGTAATGGTGGCGCAGATAGGCAAGTCTCTGGGGAAAGAAACCAAAATATCAATGAGCAGAGGACGATTCAGAGGATGGGTATGATGAATATTTCTATAGGTAACAATGCTGATGGATTGCCCAGTTCTCATGAGGA CTGCCATCCCATTGAAACAGATAATCCAGGACAACCACAAG ATGGTGCAGACATTAATTGCCATGGTTTCTCACAACGCCATCCAAGCAACTGGGTGGATGCCGAcgaggatgatgatgaaggGGATGAGACTGAGTTGTGTGTGCAGTCAACACCCCCATACTCATGA
- the LOC105168916 gene encoding rapid alkalinization factor, translating into MAGSWKLLLALCLISSLLLSHASAAGDHDASGWLMPAVRPGCRGTVAECLANEDEEFELDSESNRRILATRRYISYGALQRNSVPCSRRGASYYNCRPGAQANPYSRGCSAVTRCRS; encoded by the coding sequence ATGGCTGGGAGTTGGAAACTGCTGTTGGCCCTCTGCTTAATCTCGTCTCTTCTACTCTCCCACGCGTCTGCCGCCGGCGACCACGATGCCTCCGGGTGGCTGATGCCGGCCGTGAGACCGGGCTGCAGGGGAACCGTCGCAGAGTGCCTCGCCAACGAAGACGAGGAGTTCGAGCTGGATTCGGAGTCCAACAGGCGCATCCTAGCCACCCGGCGCTACATCAGCTACGGCGCTCTTCAGAGGAACAGCGTCCCCTGCTCCCGCCGCGGCGCCTCCTACTACAACTGCCGGCCCGGCGCACAGGCCAATCCCTACAGCCGCGGCTGCAGCGCCGTCACTCGTTGCAGGAGCTGA
- the LOC105168915 gene encoding cell cycle checkpoint control protein RAD9A isoform X1: protein MEFSLSGNALKTFARSITCLARIGNELVFQATPSLLSLYTLNSSRSAYQSIMFKPDFFDVYSVSSAQVQCSVLLKAICSVLRTPIASIDRLSVLLADSDASKVQWTLDCFNGVRKAYWITCNVEPDIQHLSLDRRKLPSSFVVRPRDLNRLLANFQSTLQEITIIATQPSALPCDAADQIGGKAVELRSYIDPTKENDSSLHTQLWIDPTEEFVQYTHTGNPVDVTFGVKELKAFLAYCEGCEVDIHLYFDKAGEDRPILMAPKFGLDDGSCSNFDATLVLATMLVSQLNGGDSSEPPTAATAGPPGQQGTKGTNSEHPSDHTRIWSELSGSAAKDGNGGADRQVSGERNQNINEQRTIQRMGMMNISIGNNADGLPSSHEDCHPIETDNPGQPQDGADINCHGFSQRHPSNWVDADEDDDEGDETELCVQSTPPYS, encoded by the exons ATGGAGTTTAGTCTGAGCGGGAATGCACTCAAAACCTTCGCTCGCTCCATCACCTGCCTCGCCAGGATCGGCAACGAGCTCGTTTTCCAGGCCACTCCTTCTCTG CTCTCTCTATATACTCTTAATTCTTCCAGGTCTGCCTATCAATCCATAATGTTCAAGCCAGATTTCTTTGATGTATATTCAGTTTCAAGTGCCCAGGTGCAATGCAGCGTCCTTTTGAAG GCCATCTGTTCTGTTCTGAGAACCCCAATTGCTAGCATAGATCGTTTAAGCGTGTTGTTGGCTGATTCTGATGCATCGAAGGTGCAGTGGACTTTGGACTGTTTTAATG GTGTAAGAAAGGCCTATTGGATTACTTGCAATGTTGAACCTGATATACAGCATCTATCACTTGATCGGCGAAAGCTTCCCAGCAGCTTTGTAGTAAGGCCTCGTGATCTTAACAGGTTACTGGCTAATTTTCAGTCAACTCTTCAAGAGATCACGATCATTGCAACTCAACCATCTGCCTTGCCTTGTGATGCTGCTGATCAAATTGGGGGAAAAGCTGTTGAACTTAGAAGTTATATAGACCCAACCAAAG AAAATGATTCATCACTACACACTCAGCTGTGGATAGATCCTACTGAAGAGTTTGTGCAATATACTCACACTGGTAATCCTGTAGATGTAACATTTGGGGTGAAGGAGCTGAAG GCATTTCTTGCGTACTGTGAGGGATGTGAAGTtgatatacatttatattttgataaagcTGGAGA GGACAGGCCAATCCTAATGGCACCAAAATTCGGGTTAGATGACGGATCCTGTTCAAACTTTGATGCCACCCTTGTACTTGCCACCATGCTTGTCTCACAACTCAATGGTGGAGATTCTTCTGAACCTCCAACAGCAGCCACTGCTGGACCCCCAGGACAGCAGGGGACAAAAGGAACTAATTCTGAGCATCCATCGGATCATACCAGAATTTGGTCTGAACTCTCAG GAAGTGCAGCAAAAGATGGTAATGGTGGCGCAGATAGGCAAGTCTCTGGGGAAAGAAACCAAAATATCAATGAGCAGAGGACGATTCAGAGGATGGGTATGATGAATATTTCTATAGGTAACAATGCTGATGGATTGCCCAGTTCTCATGAGGA CTGCCATCCCATTGAAACAGATAATCCAGGACAACCACAAG ATGGTGCAGACATTAATTGCCATGGTTTCTCACAACGCCATCCAAGCAACTGGGTGGATGCCGAcgaggatgatgatgaaggGGATGAGACTGAGTTGTGTGTGCAGTCAACACCCCCATACTCATGA
- the LOC105168915 gene encoding cell cycle checkpoint control protein RAD9A isoform X3: MEFSLSGNALKTFARSITCLARIGNELVFQATPSLLSLYTLNSSRSAYQSIMFKPDFFDVYSVSSAQVQCSVLLKAICSVLRTPIASIDRLSVLLADSDASKVQWTLDCFNGVRKAYWITCNVEPDIQHLSLDRRKLPSSFVVRPRDLNRLLANFQSTLQEITIIATQPSALPCDAADQIGGKAVELRSYIDPTKENDSSLHTQLWIDPTEEFVQYTHTGNPVDVTFGVKELKAFLAYCEGCEVDIHLYFDKAGEDRPILMAPKFGLDDGSCSNFDATLVLATMLVSQLNGGDSSEPPTAATAGPPGQQGTKGTNSEHPSDHTRIWSELSGSAAKDGNGGADRQVSGERNQNINEQRTIQRMGMMNISIGNNADGLPSSHEDCHPIETDNPGQPQDINCHGFSQRHPSNWVDADEDDDEGDETELCVQSTPPYS; this comes from the exons ATGGAGTTTAGTCTGAGCGGGAATGCACTCAAAACCTTCGCTCGCTCCATCACCTGCCTCGCCAGGATCGGCAACGAGCTCGTTTTCCAGGCCACTCCTTCTCTG CTCTCTCTATATACTCTTAATTCTTCCAGGTCTGCCTATCAATCCATAATGTTCAAGCCAGATTTCTTTGATGTATATTCAGTTTCAAGTGCCCAGGTGCAATGCAGCGTCCTTTTGAAG GCCATCTGTTCTGTTCTGAGAACCCCAATTGCTAGCATAGATCGTTTAAGCGTGTTGTTGGCTGATTCTGATGCATCGAAGGTGCAGTGGACTTTGGACTGTTTTAATG GTGTAAGAAAGGCCTATTGGATTACTTGCAATGTTGAACCTGATATACAGCATCTATCACTTGATCGGCGAAAGCTTCCCAGCAGCTTTGTAGTAAGGCCTCGTGATCTTAACAGGTTACTGGCTAATTTTCAGTCAACTCTTCAAGAGATCACGATCATTGCAACTCAACCATCTGCCTTGCCTTGTGATGCTGCTGATCAAATTGGGGGAAAAGCTGTTGAACTTAGAAGTTATATAGACCCAACCAAAG AAAATGATTCATCACTACACACTCAGCTGTGGATAGATCCTACTGAAGAGTTTGTGCAATATACTCACACTGGTAATCCTGTAGATGTAACATTTGGGGTGAAGGAGCTGAAG GCATTTCTTGCGTACTGTGAGGGATGTGAAGTtgatatacatttatattttgataaagcTGGAGA GGACAGGCCAATCCTAATGGCACCAAAATTCGGGTTAGATGACGGATCCTGTTCAAACTTTGATGCCACCCTTGTACTTGCCACCATGCTTGTCTCACAACTCAATGGTGGAGATTCTTCTGAACCTCCAACAGCAGCCACTGCTGGACCCCCAGGACAGCAGGGGACAAAAGGAACTAATTCTGAGCATCCATCGGATCATACCAGAATTTGGTCTGAACTCTCAG GAAGTGCAGCAAAAGATGGTAATGGTGGCGCAGATAGGCAAGTCTCTGGGGAAAGAAACCAAAATATCAATGAGCAGAGGACGATTCAGAGGATGGGTATGATGAATATTTCTATAGGTAACAATGCTGATGGATTGCCCAGTTCTCATGAGGA CTGCCATCCCATTGAAACAGATAATCCAGGACAACCACAAG ACATTAATTGCCATGGTTTCTCACAACGCCATCCAAGCAACTGGGTGGATGCCGAcgaggatgatgatgaaggGGATGAGACTGAGTTGTGTGTGCAGTCAACACCCCCATACTCATGA
- the LOC105168915 gene encoding cell cycle checkpoint control protein RAD9A isoform X2, with protein sequence MEFSLSGNALKTFARSITCLARIGNELVFQATPSLLSLYTLNSSRSAYQSIMFKPDFFDVYSVSSAQVQCSVLLKAICSVLRTPIASIDRLSVLLADSDASKVQWTLDCFNGVRKAYWITCNVEPDIQHLSLDRRKLPSSFVVRPRDLNRLLANFQSTLQEITIIATQPSALPCDAADQIGGKAVELRSYIDPTKENDSSLHTQLWIDPTEEFVQYTHTGNPVDVTFGVKELKAFLAYCEGCEVDIHLYFDKAGEPILMAPKFGLDDGSCSNFDATLVLATMLVSQLNGGDSSEPPTAATAGPPGQQGTKGTNSEHPSDHTRIWSELSGSAAKDGNGGADRQVSGERNQNINEQRTIQRMGMMNISIGNNADGLPSSHEDCHPIETDNPGQPQDGADINCHGFSQRHPSNWVDADEDDDEGDETELCVQSTPPYS encoded by the exons ATGGAGTTTAGTCTGAGCGGGAATGCACTCAAAACCTTCGCTCGCTCCATCACCTGCCTCGCCAGGATCGGCAACGAGCTCGTTTTCCAGGCCACTCCTTCTCTG CTCTCTCTATATACTCTTAATTCTTCCAGGTCTGCCTATCAATCCATAATGTTCAAGCCAGATTTCTTTGATGTATATTCAGTTTCAAGTGCCCAGGTGCAATGCAGCGTCCTTTTGAAG GCCATCTGTTCTGTTCTGAGAACCCCAATTGCTAGCATAGATCGTTTAAGCGTGTTGTTGGCTGATTCTGATGCATCGAAGGTGCAGTGGACTTTGGACTGTTTTAATG GTGTAAGAAAGGCCTATTGGATTACTTGCAATGTTGAACCTGATATACAGCATCTATCACTTGATCGGCGAAAGCTTCCCAGCAGCTTTGTAGTAAGGCCTCGTGATCTTAACAGGTTACTGGCTAATTTTCAGTCAACTCTTCAAGAGATCACGATCATTGCAACTCAACCATCTGCCTTGCCTTGTGATGCTGCTGATCAAATTGGGGGAAAAGCTGTTGAACTTAGAAGTTATATAGACCCAACCAAAG AAAATGATTCATCACTACACACTCAGCTGTGGATAGATCCTACTGAAGAGTTTGTGCAATATACTCACACTGGTAATCCTGTAGATGTAACATTTGGGGTGAAGGAGCTGAAG GCATTTCTTGCGTACTGTGAGGGATGTGAAGTtgatatacatttatattttgataaagcTGGAGA GCCAATCCTAATGGCACCAAAATTCGGGTTAGATGACGGATCCTGTTCAAACTTTGATGCCACCCTTGTACTTGCCACCATGCTTGTCTCACAACTCAATGGTGGAGATTCTTCTGAACCTCCAACAGCAGCCACTGCTGGACCCCCAGGACAGCAGGGGACAAAAGGAACTAATTCTGAGCATCCATCGGATCATACCAGAATTTGGTCTGAACTCTCAG GAAGTGCAGCAAAAGATGGTAATGGTGGCGCAGATAGGCAAGTCTCTGGGGAAAGAAACCAAAATATCAATGAGCAGAGGACGATTCAGAGGATGGGTATGATGAATATTTCTATAGGTAACAATGCTGATGGATTGCCCAGTTCTCATGAGGA CTGCCATCCCATTGAAACAGATAATCCAGGACAACCACAAG ATGGTGCAGACATTAATTGCCATGGTTTCTCACAACGCCATCCAAGCAACTGGGTGGATGCCGAcgaggatgatgatgaaggGGATGAGACTGAGTTGTGTGTGCAGTCAACACCCCCATACTCATGA